One stretch of Arachis duranensis cultivar V14167 chromosome 1, aradu.V14167.gnm2.J7QH, whole genome shotgun sequence DNA includes these proteins:
- the LOC107467722 gene encoding uncharacterized protein LOC107467722: MASTRSSARVGAGARTSSSRGPVVEEIVPSSGWTEDSAGHYLLVDLPEFKKEEVKLQIDSYGRIIVKGERHPNERKRVRFHLTFPVPVDSDTDKVAGRFDAGILYVTVPKVSKESEAVKAANGTVERAEENKRQEQAANGNAEREEQHERQEPIVDDDNVGRDRSQEDSNREKEVKRIENAQIGEFSEGMLRKWEHEPMVRSVVEAFRKNKGIVITAVIAFSLGILISRKFQSSAPS, translated from the exons ATGGCAAGCACAAGGAGCAGCGCAAGAGTTGGAGCAGGAGCAAGAACAAGCTCATCACGAGGTCCTGTCGTTGAAGAGATCGTGCCCAGTTCTGGTTGGACAGAGGATTCTGCAGGACATTATCTCTTGGTGGATCTTCCAG AATTCAAGAAGGAAGAGGTGAAACTTCAGATTGATAGCTATGGTCGTATAATTGTTAAAGGAGAAAGGCACCCAAATGAGCGGAAACGAGTCCGATTTCATTTGACCTTTCCGGTGCCGGTGGATTCCGATACTGATAAAGTAGCCGGAAGATTCGATGCTGGAATCCTTTACGTGACTGTCCCCAAAGTGAGCAAAGAAAGTGAGGCTGTGAAAGCAGCAAACGGAACCGTTGAAAGAGCAGAAGAAaacaaaaggcaagagcaagcTGCAAATGGCAATGCTGAAAGAGAAGAACAACATGAACGCCAAGAACccattgttgatgatgataatgtggGGAGAGATCGCAGCCAAGAAGACAGTAACAGGGAGAAGGAAGTAAAAAGAATTGAGAATGCACAAATTGGGGAGTTTTCTGAAGGAATGTTAAGGAAGTGGGAGCATGAGCCTATGGTAAGAAGTGTAGTTGAGGCTTTCAggaaaaacaaaggaattgttaTAACTGCTGTTATAGCATTTTCCTTGGGGATTTTAATATCTCGCAAGTTTCAATCCTCTGCACCATCTTAA
- the LOC107467713 gene encoding protein QUIRKY: MTTPLNLQQQQHQQLQQAARTVRRVVVEVVDARNLLPKDGQGSSSPYVVADFDGQRKRTTTRFKELNPVWNEPMEFIVSDPENMEFEELEVEVYNDRKFGNASGKKNHFLGRVKLYGTQFARRGEEGLVYFTLEKKSVFSWVRGEIGLKIYYYDELLPEDDRPPQVPPPEEGGPPPEQEQERGRPHGVTIVEEGRVFEGPGTMEPPQMHPHCMPFPEPQPHSPRVVVVESPPPVVHVHHDPPQGTEIGGGGAGSGGPPEMMQYPPPVGPAAAEVRRMQAVKGERVRILKKPNGAGDYSPKVIPTKQHGGVESERVHPYDLVEPMQYLYVRIVKARGLAPSEGPYVKVRTSSHYVKSKPASYRPNEPNDSPEWNQVFALSCNKTDANTATLEISVWDSPSENFLGGVCFDLSDVPVRDSPDSPLAPQWYRLDGVAADQIPGRVSGDIQLSVWIGTQSDDAFAEAWISDAPYVAHTRSKVYQSPKLWYLRVTVIEAQDLSIAPNLPPLTAPEVRVKVQLGFQSGRTRRGSMNHHSLSFHWNEDLLFVAGEPLEDSMILLVEDRTSKEPALLGHVVIPLTSIEQRIDERHVPAKWFPLEGGGGGGSYCGRVHLRLCLEGGYHVLDEAAHVCSDFRPTAKQLWKPPIGILELGILGARGLLPMKTKGPGKGSTDAYCVAKYGKKWVRTRTVTDSLDPRWNEQYTWQVYDPCTVLTIGVFDNWRMFADVAEDKPDCRIGKVRIRVSTLESNRIYTNSYPLLVLTRSGLKKMGEIELAVRFACPSLLPDTCAVYGQPLLPRMHYLRPLGVAQQEALRGAATKMVAQWLARSEPPLGHEVVRYMLDADSHAWSMRKSKANWFRIVAVLAWAVGLAKWLDDIRRWRNPITTVLLHVLYLVLVWYPDLVVPTGFLYVVLIGIWYYRFRPKIPAGMDTRLSQSEAVDPDELDEEFDTMPSSKPAEVIRVRYDRLRMLAARVQTVLGDFATQGERVQALVSWRDPRATKLFIGVCLVITIILYTVPPKMVAVALGFYFLRHPMFRDPMPPASLNFFRRLPSLSDRLM, encoded by the coding sequence ATGACGACGCCATTAAACCTTCAGCAGCAGCAGCATCAGCAGCTACAGCAGGCGGCGAGAACCGTGAGGAGGGtggtggtggaggttgttgACGCTCGCAACCTTCTTCCGAAAGATGGACAAGGTAGTTCGAGCCCTTACGTGGTTGCGGACTTCGACGGCCAGAGGAAAAGAACCACCACCCGGTTCAAGGAGCTGAATCCGGTTTGGAACGAGCCCATGGAGTTCATAGTCTCCGACCCGGAGAACATGGAGTTCGAGGAGCTCGAAGTTGAGGTCTACAACGACAGAAAGTTTGGTAACGCTAGTGGGAAGAAGAACCATTTCCTTGGAAGGGTGAAGCTGTACGGAACACAGTTCGCGAGGAGAGGGGAAGAAGGCCTTGTTTACTTCACTTTGGAGAAGAAGAGTGTGTTCAGTTGGGTAAGAGGTGAAATCGGACTCAAGATTTATTACTATGACGAGTTGTTGCCTGAGGATGATAGGCCGCCGCAGGTTCCGCCACCTGAGGAGGGTGGACCGCCGCCGGAGCAGGAGCAAGAGAGGGGGAGACCGCATGGGGTAACGATTGTGGAGGAAGGGAGGGTTTTTGAAGGTCCAGGAACAATGGAACCGCCGCAGATGCATCCACATTGTATGCCTTTTCCTGAACCACAGCCTCACTCGCCGcgtgtggtggtggtggagtcTCCGCCGCCAGTTGTTCACGTTCATCACGATCCGCCACAGGGGACGGAGATTGGCGGTGGAGGTGCTGGTTCTGGTGGTCCGCCGGAGATGATGCAGTACCCTCCTCCCGTAGGCCCGGCGGCGGCGGAGGTAAGGAGGATGCAGGCGGTGAAAGGGGAGAGAGTGAGAATTCTAAAGAAACCAAACGGCGCCGGCGATTACTCTCCGAAGGTTATTCCGACGAAGCAACACGGCGGCGTTGAGTCCGAACGTGTTCACCCTTACGATCTGGTGGAACCAATGCAGTACTTGTACGTCAGAATCGTGAAAGCTCGAGGGTTAGCACCAAGCGAGGGTCCGTACGTTAAGGTTCGAACGTCAAGTCACTACGTGAAATCGAAACCAGCGAGTTACCGTCCCAACGAACCCAACGACTCGCCCGAGTGGAATCAGGTCTTTGCCTTGAGCTGCAACAAAACTGATGCTAACACCGCCACATTGGAGATCTCAGTTTGGGACTCACCGTCGGAGAATTTCCTCGGCGGCGTTTGCTTTGATCTCTCCGATGTGCCAGTTCGTGACTCTCCCGATAGCCCACTTGCTCCGCAGTGGTACCGTCTAGACGGTGTTGCCGCCGATCAGATTCCGGGAAGAGTTTCCGGCGATATTCAGCTTTCTGTTTGGATTGGAACTCAATCTGACGATGCGTTCGCTGAAGCTTGGATCTCAGATGCGCCATACGTGGCTCACACGCGCTCAAAGGTATACCAATCACCAAAGCTTTGGTACCTGCGCGTGACTGTAATCGAAGCTCAAGACCTAAGCATTGCTCCAAATCTGCCACCATTAACGGCTCCAGAAGTTAGAGTGAAGGTGCAGTTAGGGTTTCAGTCAGGTAGAACAAGGCGAGGGAGCATGAACCACCATAGCCTGTCGTTCCACTGGAACGAAGACCTTCTCTTCGTCGCCGGTGAGCCTCTAGAAGATTCCATGATTCTACTTGTTGAAGACCGGACGAGCAAGGAACCTGCACTCTTAGGCCACGTCGTGATTCCATTGACATCAATCGAGCAGCGAATCGACGAGCGCCACGTGCCTGCGAAATGGTTCCCCTTAGAAGGAGGTGGAGGTGGTGGATCCTACTGCGGGCGAGTTCACCTCCGTCTCTGCCTAGAAGGTGGCTATCACGTGCTCGACGAGGCCGCTCACGTGTGCAGCGATTTCCGCCCCACTGCGAAGCAGCTCTGGAAACCACCGATCGGAATCTTGGAGCTGGGAATCCTCGGCGCCCGCGGCCTCCTTCCGATGAAAACAAAGGGCCCAGGGAAGGGCTCGACCGATGCTTACTGTGTAGCCAAGTATGGCAAGAAATGGGTCCGAACCCGCACCGTTACGGACTCGTTGGATCCACGTTGGAATGAACAGTACACATGGCAGGTCTATGACCCCTGTACCGTTCTAACCATTGGAGTCTTTGACAACTGGCGCATGTTCGCTGACGTGGCAGAGGACAAGCCAGACTGCCGCATAGGGAAGGTACGCATACGAGTATCTACGCTGGAGAGCAACAGGATCTACACAAACTCATACCCACTATTAGTCCTCACACGAAGCGGGCTCAAGAAAATGGGTGAAATCGAGTTAGCCGTCCGGTTCGCCTGCCCATCATTGTTGCCCGACACGTGTGCCGTCTACGGGCAGCCTCTTCTCCCCAGAATGCACTACCTCCGCCCCCTTGGCGTGGCGCAGCAGGAGGCCCTCCGAGGTGCCGCAACGAAGATGGTAGCGCAGTGGCTGGCGCGGTCGGAGCCGCCGCTGGGGCACGAGGTAGTACGTTACATGCTTGACGCAGACTCGCACGCATGGAGCATGAGGAAGAGTAAGGCCAATTGGTTCAGAATCGTTGCGGTTTTGGCTTGGGCCGTTGGGCTTGCAAAATGGTTAGATGACATAAGAAGGTGGAGGAACCCAATAACAACGGTTCTGCTTCACGTTTTGTATTTGGTTCTTGTTTGGTACCCTGATTTGGTTGTCCCAACCGGGTTCTTATACGTGGTTCTTATTGGAATTTGGTATTACCGCTTCAGACCAAAGATACCAGCCGGGATGGATACCCGGTTGAGCCAGTCGGAAGCGGTTGACCCTGATGAGCTTGACGAGGAATTTGATACTATGCCGAGTTCGAAGCCCGCAGAGGTGATTCGGGTTCGCTATGATCGGTTGAGGATGCTTGCGGCCCGGGTCCAAACGGTTTTGGGCGATTTTGCTACCCAAGGGGAGAGGGTTCAGGCCCTTGTGAGTTGGAGGGACCCACGGGCGACAAAGCTGTTCATTGGGGTGTGCCTTGTTATTACTATAATACTGTATACGGTGCCGCCCAAGATGGTTGCGGTGGCGTTGGGTTTTTACTTTTTGAGACACCCAATGTTCAGGGATCCCATGCCGCCGGCGAGTTTGAACTTTTTCCGGCGACTTCCCAGCTTGTCTGATCGGTTGATGTAG